In one Flavobacteriales bacterium genomic region, the following are encoded:
- a CDS encoding proline dehydrogenase family protein — translation MPSTATAPGTRQPDLRDTRIAFRQYTDRGLQRAYWLFRLIGIPWLNAASQWLAQVALVLHIPVRWAVKPTIFRHFCGGETITESLRTVQKLGDGGLGTILDYSVEGQDDEEALDHTLAEILRTIAVAGERRDVPFSVFKPTGLAPVRILEKVSNDQPLDTDEAHEWALAQGRVERICAAAAAAAVPVLIDAEDSWYQPAIDALATRMMERHNGERAIVFNTIQLYRHDRLDFLRASLAAAERDGYHLGVKLVRGAYMEKERERAAEQGYPSPIHEDKAAVDRDYDDALRFCIDHIDRVAVMAGTHNEQSALLLARLMDERGLARNDRRIWFAQLLGMSDHISYNLADAGYNVAKYVPYGPVRAVLPYLIRRAEENTSVAGQMGRELRLIVEERRRRAR, via the coding sequence ATGCCGTCCACGGCCACCGCACCAGGCACCCGCCAACCCGACCTCCGCGATACCCGCATCGCCTTCCGGCAGTACACCGACCGCGGCCTGCAGCGCGCCTATTGGCTCTTCCGCCTCATCGGCATCCCCTGGCTCAACGCCGCCTCGCAATGGCTGGCCCAGGTGGCGCTGGTGCTGCACATTCCCGTACGCTGGGCGGTGAAGCCCACCATCTTCCGGCACTTCTGCGGGGGGGAGACCATCACCGAAAGCCTGCGCACCGTGCAGAAGCTCGGCGACGGCGGCCTGGGCACCATCCTCGACTACAGCGTGGAGGGCCAGGACGATGAAGAGGCGCTGGACCATACCCTGGCGGAGATCCTGCGCACGATTGCCGTGGCGGGTGAGCGCCGCGATGTGCCCTTCTCCGTCTTCAAGCCCACGGGCCTGGCGCCGGTGCGCATCCTGGAGAAAGTGAGCAACGACCAGCCCCTCGACACCGATGAGGCCCATGAATGGGCGCTGGCACAGGGGCGTGTGGAACGCATCTGCGCCGCCGCGGCCGCCGCCGCCGTGCCCGTGCTGATCGATGCCGAGGACAGCTGGTACCAGCCCGCCATCGACGCGCTGGCCACGCGCATGATGGAGCGCCACAACGGAGAGCGGGCCATCGTCTTCAACACCATCCAGCTTTACCGGCACGACCGGCTGGACTTCCTGCGGGCCTCCCTCGCCGCGGCCGAGCGCGACGGCTACCACCTGGGGGTGAAGCTGGTGCGCGGCGCCTACATGGAGAAGGAGCGCGAGCGCGCCGCCGAACAGGGCTACCCCTCGCCCATCCATGAGGACAAGGCCGCGGTGGACCGCGATTACGACGATGCGCTGCGCTTCTGCATCGACCACATCGACCGGGTGGCCGTGATGGCCGGCACGCACAACGAGCAGAGCGCCTTGCTGCTGGCACGGCTCATGGACGAGCGCGGGCTGGCGCGCAACGACCGGCGCATCTGGTTCGCGCAGCTGCTGGGCATGAGCGACCACATCAGCTACAACCTGGCGGACGCAGGCTACAACGTGGCCAAATACGTGCCTTATGGCCCGGTGCGCGCCGTGCTTCCCTACCTCATCCGCCGCGCCGAGGAGAACACCAGCGTGGCCGGTCAGATGGGGCGCGAGCTGCGGCTCATCGTGGAGGAGCGGAGGCGGCGCGCCAGGTAG
- the aroB gene encoding 3-dehydroquinate synthase: MVPKRTDSRLLDAGGHPVALGEGALQALQETLVAAEPTALFVLGDENTLRHALPELLARVPALRDAETIGVPPGEASKSLAVCHDIWVHLTDRAADRQAVLVCLGGGVVTDLGGFIAGTYKRGIRCAHVPTSLMGMVDAAIGGKAGIDLGGVKNVVGVFHDPVGVFVHVPFLKSLGKRELLNGVAEMVKHGLVRDAAHYAAIAAAPLHDLDALAPLVERSAAIKAEVVREDPREAGPRKLLNFGHTIGHGIEAFSWEGGQRALLHGEAVALGMVCEAWLSWRLGLLPREASDRIAAQLLGLYRHFALQGDEDHRIIELMRNDKKNSGGQFRFTLLTGIGSARVDVAVTAAQVQEALEYYRLLVRG; this comes from the coding sequence ATGGTCCCCAAGCGCACCGATAGCCGCCTCCTGGATGCCGGCGGCCACCCCGTTGCGTTGGGCGAAGGGGCGCTGCAGGCCCTGCAGGAGACGCTGGTGGCGGCCGAGCCCACCGCCCTCTTCGTGCTGGGCGATGAGAATACGCTCCGCCACGCGCTGCCCGAGCTGCTGGCCCGTGTGCCGGCGCTGCGCGACGCCGAGACCATCGGCGTGCCGCCCGGCGAGGCGTCCAAGTCCCTGGCCGTTTGCCATGACATCTGGGTGCACCTCACGGACCGCGCGGCGGATCGCCAGGCGGTGCTCGTGTGCCTGGGCGGCGGCGTGGTCACCGACCTGGGCGGCTTCATCGCCGGCACCTACAAGCGCGGCATCCGCTGCGCCCATGTGCCCACCTCGCTCATGGGCATGGTGGATGCGGCCATCGGCGGCAAGGCGGGCATCGACCTGGGCGGGGTGAAGAACGTGGTGGGCGTGTTCCATGACCCGGTGGGCGTCTTCGTGCACGTGCCCTTCCTCAAGAGCCTGGGCAAGCGCGAGCTGCTCAACGGCGTGGCCGAGATGGTGAAGCACGGGCTGGTGCGCGATGCGGCGCACTACGCCGCCATCGCCGCTGCGCCGTTGCACGACCTGGATGCGCTTGCCCCGCTGGTGGAGCGCAGCGCGGCGATCAAGGCCGAAGTGGTGCGCGAGGACCCGCGCGAAGCCGGCCCGCGCAAGCTGCTCAACTTCGGCCACACCATCGGCCACGGTATCGAGGCCTTCTCGTGGGAGGGCGGCCAGCGCGCCCTGCTGCACGGCGAGGCGGTGGCCCTGGGCATGGTGTGCGAGGCCTGGCTCAGCTGGCGCCTCGGCCTGCTGCCCCGCGAGGCCAGCGACCGCATCGCCGCCCAGCTGCTGGGGCTCTATCGCCACTTCGCGCTGCAAGGCGACGAGGACCACCGGATCATCGAGCTCATGCGCAACGACAAGAAGAACAGCGGCGGGCAGTTCCGCTTCACCTTGCTCACGGGCATCGGCTCAGCCCGGGTGGATGTTGCGGTGACCGCCGCCCAGGTGCAGGAGGCGCTGGAGTACTACCGCTTGCTGGTGAGGGGGTAA
- a CDS encoding formate--tetrahydrofolate ligase gives MAFPTDLEIAQKAQLKPIARIAERLGIDPEVIEPYGRTKAKLPLTLIDDAKAAKSKLILVTAVSPTPAGEGKTTTSIGLNEGLNKLGKKSTVVLREPSLGPVFGMKGGAAGGGYAQVVPMEDINLHFTGDFAAIEKANNLLAALIDNNLQNRKRSLGIDPRTIAWKRVMDMNDRALRKITIGLGGVNGGVPREDGFNITPASEVMAILCLATSFEDLKKRLGDIYVGQRWDRTPVYARDLKAEAAMAILLKDAIKPNLVQTLEGNPAILHGGPFANIAQGVNSVLATKMGLSLGDYVVTEAGFGADLGAEKFFDIKCRAAGLKPSAAVIVATVRALRYHGGVDVKEVNNAAPDKLKAGLANLGRHIENISKFGVKAVVAINHFPTDTPEEIDMIKAYCTERGAEAVLAQGFAKGGDGMTDLASAVLRVIEEGKSEFKPLYGLSLSIKQKIETIAKEIYRADGVDYSGDAETALRRIDKLGLNGVPVCMAKTQYSFSDNKDLRAAPTGFRITVRDIEISAGAGFVVPICGEIMRMPGLPEVPAAEGMDIDANGVISGLS, from the coding sequence ATGGCATTCCCCACCGACCTCGAGATCGCCCAGAAAGCCCAACTGAAGCCCATCGCGCGGATCGCGGAGCGGCTCGGCATCGACCCGGAGGTGATCGAGCCCTATGGCCGCACCAAGGCCAAGCTGCCGCTCACGCTCATCGATGATGCCAAGGCCGCGAAGAGCAAGCTCATCCTCGTCACCGCTGTGAGCCCCACGCCGGCCGGCGAAGGCAAGACCACCACCAGCATCGGCCTGAACGAGGGCCTCAACAAGCTCGGGAAGAAGAGCACCGTGGTGCTGCGCGAGCCGAGCCTGGGTCCCGTGTTCGGCATGAAGGGCGGTGCGGCCGGCGGCGGCTACGCGCAGGTGGTGCCCATGGAGGACATCAACCTCCACTTCACCGGCGACTTCGCGGCCATCGAGAAGGCCAACAACCTCCTCGCCGCGCTCATCGACAACAACCTGCAGAACCGCAAGCGCTCGCTTGGCATCGATCCGCGCACCATCGCCTGGAAGCGCGTGATGGACATGAACGACCGCGCCCTGCGGAAGATCACCATCGGCCTGGGCGGCGTGAACGGCGGCGTGCCGCGCGAGGATGGCTTCAACATCACGCCCGCCAGCGAGGTGATGGCCATCCTCTGCCTCGCCACCAGCTTCGAGGACCTGAAGAAGCGCCTCGGTGACATCTACGTGGGCCAGCGCTGGGACCGCACGCCCGTCTACGCCCGCGACCTGAAGGCCGAGGCCGCCATGGCCATCCTGCTCAAGGACGCCATCAAGCCGAACCTGGTGCAGACGCTGGAGGGCAATCCCGCCATCCTGCACGGCGGTCCCTTCGCCAATATCGCGCAGGGCGTGAACAGCGTGCTCGCCACCAAGATGGGCCTCAGCCTCGGCGATTACGTGGTGACCGAGGCGGGCTTCGGAGCGGACCTGGGCGCCGAGAAGTTCTTCGACATCAAGTGCCGTGCAGCGGGGCTGAAGCCGAGCGCCGCGGTGATCGTGGCCACGGTGCGCGCGCTGCGCTACCACGGCGGTGTGGACGTGAAGGAAGTGAACAACGCCGCGCCCGACAAGCTGAAGGCCGGCCTCGCCAACCTGGGCCGCCACATCGAGAACATCAGCAAGTTCGGCGTGAAGGCCGTGGTGGCCATCAACCACTTCCCCACGGACACGCCCGAGGAGATCGACATGATCAAGGCCTACTGCACCGAGCGCGGTGCCGAGGCGGTGCTCGCTCAGGGCTTCGCGAAAGGCGGAGATGGCATGACGGACCTTGCCAGCGCCGTGCTCCGCGTGATCGAAGAGGGCAAGAGCGAGTTCAAACCGCTGTACGGCCTGTCGCTCTCCATCAAGCAGAAGATCGAGACCATCGCGAAGGAGATCTACCGCGCCGATGGCGTGGACTACAGCGGCGATGCCGAGACCGCCTTGCGCCGCATCGACAAGCTCGGCCTCAACGGCGTGCCGGTGTGCATGGCCAAGACGCAATACAGCTTCAGCGACAACAAGGACCTGCGCGCCGCGCCCACCGGCTTCCGCATCACCGTGCGCGACATCGAGATCAGCGCCGGCGCCGGCTTCGTGGTGCCCATCTGCGGCGAGATCATGCGCATGCCCGGCCTGCCCGAGGTGCCTGCCGCGGAAGGCATGGACATCGATGCCAACGGGGTGATCAGTGGGTTGAGCTGA
- a CDS encoding adenylate/guanylate cyclase domain-containing protein, translating into MRASGCAVLLGLLLSTPPVGAQQYDLRTFSLEQGLPSAAVNDLCEDAEGFLWVATDQGVARGQGLRFEAYGRAHGLPGDEVTALLPQSDGTLWLGLRNGTLAMWSNGAITPWDGTGLPRHPVRALLPDGAGGLWLASRGGGIWRIAAGEREARPLNEGLPALRINAIAQQPGGPLLAATDSGLAVLKGARWQPMPVPALPSSRVLALFADSLGVLAGTDKGYLELDTAMRPLPVEQRFAGHHPLALPHPVVLTALRAANGDLWLGTPGGLVHLTRQGGLPVLKAITEANGLGHDLVRCLHQDRSGGIWAGTAFGGISKFTSDAFLYFTERDGLRSRIVSAIHRTPDGLLWLGTQGGGVACWDGTRLRSYGREEGLPSLFVTCLGEDARGHLLVGTAMHGVHRLNGDRFQPALQSGHLDDDRIHAIRTGPDGRAWVGASTGLHREGLDGRFVAYSGIAQPVTALLLHADTLWAGTDSGLVALPLAGGPPSALRHPRLPRVRITALVRDTPGNLWVGTAGDGLYRVQGSRMGHYTDDDGLQNLAVEALALDAQENLWLGTRKGIHQVELDALQEQVLGIRAYGPDDGFIGIESLRGAALLDNDSALWFGTVRGAIRYDPRLVVDDPREPLVHLTELQLFYEKPDWTPWCERMGGNGLPEGLELPHDRNHLTFAFTGISLAFPEKVRYRWILEGYDPDWSPITATQRVTYSNIPPGSYTFKVMARNASGVWNAEPIAFTFTVAPPFWQTPTFRIGGGATLLLAFFGFVRVRERQLRRDRERLEATVAHRTRELATEKDRSERLLLNILPASTAEELKTKGTAEARRYERATVLFSDFKGFTHFSSRMDTDTLVAELDHYFRLFDSLCDRHRLEKIKTIGDAYMCAAGLPEPSPQHALQAVVMALGMLEAVERSNSERRSKGLQEWPVRIGLHSGPVVAGVVGEKKFAYDIWGDTVNLASRMEANGEAGRVNISGPVYAQVMGYIEAQPRGPIQVKGKGEVQMYFALRLKPRYSADAQGLLPNAELLKALGA; encoded by the coding sequence ATGCGTGCCTCCGGTTGTGCAGTCCTGCTGGGCCTGCTGCTCTCCACCCCCCCCGTAGGCGCCCAACAATACGACCTGCGCACCTTCTCCCTCGAGCAGGGACTGCCCAGCGCTGCGGTCAACGACCTCTGCGAGGACGCCGAGGGCTTCCTCTGGGTGGCCACCGACCAGGGCGTGGCGCGTGGCCAAGGACTGCGGTTCGAGGCTTATGGACGCGCCCATGGCTTGCCGGGCGATGAGGTGACCGCCCTCCTTCCCCAATCGGACGGCACACTGTGGCTGGGCTTGCGCAATGGCACGCTCGCCATGTGGAGCAACGGCGCCATCACCCCTTGGGACGGTACCGGGCTGCCCCGCCACCCTGTTCGCGCCCTGCTGCCCGACGGCGCAGGAGGCCTGTGGCTGGCCAGCCGGGGCGGAGGCATCTGGCGCATCGCCGCAGGCGAACGGGAGGCCCGCCCCCTGAACGAGGGGCTGCCCGCGCTCCGCATCAATGCCATCGCCCAGCAGCCCGGTGGCCCGCTGCTGGCCGCCACCGACAGCGGCTTGGCGGTGCTTAAGGGAGCGCGATGGCAGCCCATGCCCGTGCCCGCCCTGCCTTCGTCACGCGTGCTGGCCCTCTTCGCCGACAGCCTGGGCGTGCTGGCCGGGACAGACAAGGGCTACCTGGAGCTCGATACCGCCATGCGTCCACTGCCCGTGGAGCAGCGCTTCGCCGGGCACCACCCGCTGGCCCTGCCCCACCCCGTGGTGCTCACCGCGCTGCGCGCCGCCAACGGCGACCTCTGGCTCGGCACGCCTGGCGGCTTGGTGCACCTTACCCGGCAAGGCGGCCTGCCCGTGCTGAAAGCCATCACCGAGGCCAATGGACTGGGGCACGATCTGGTGCGCTGCCTTCATCAGGACCGCAGCGGCGGCATCTGGGCCGGCACCGCCTTCGGCGGCATCAGCAAATTCACCAGCGACGCATTCCTGTACTTCACCGAGCGCGACGGGCTGCGCTCGCGCATCGTGAGCGCCATCCACCGAACCCCCGACGGGTTGCTGTGGCTGGGCACCCAAGGCGGTGGCGTGGCCTGCTGGGACGGCACCCGCCTACGCTCCTACGGCCGCGAAGAAGGCCTTCCATCGCTCTTCGTCACCTGCCTCGGCGAGGACGCCCGGGGGCACCTGCTCGTGGGTACCGCCATGCATGGGGTGCATCGGCTGAACGGCGATCGGTTCCAGCCCGCTCTCCAATCAGGGCACCTTGACGACGACCGCATCCATGCCATCCGAACAGGGCCTGACGGCCGCGCCTGGGTGGGTGCCTCCACCGGCCTCCACCGCGAGGGCCTTGACGGCCGCTTCGTGGCGTACAGCGGCATTGCACAGCCTGTCACCGCCCTGCTGCTGCATGCCGACACGCTCTGGGCCGGTACGGACAGCGGCCTCGTGGCGCTGCCCCTCGCCGGTGGCCCCCCAAGTGCCCTTCGGCATCCGCGCCTGCCGCGGGTGCGCATCACCGCGCTGGTGCGCGACACCCCGGGCAACCTGTGGGTGGGCACCGCTGGCGATGGGCTCTACCGCGTGCAGGGCAGCCGCATGGGGCATTACACCGACGACGACGGCCTGCAGAACCTGGCCGTGGAAGCCTTGGCGCTCGACGCTCAGGAGAACCTGTGGCTGGGAACCCGCAAGGGCATCCACCAGGTGGAGCTCGATGCCCTGCAGGAGCAGGTGCTCGGCATCAGGGCCTACGGGCCCGATGACGGCTTCATCGGCATCGAGAGCCTGCGCGGGGCCGCACTGCTCGACAACGACAGCGCGCTCTGGTTCGGCACCGTGCGCGGCGCCATCCGTTACGACCCCCGCCTGGTGGTGGACGATCCGCGCGAGCCATTGGTGCACCTCACCGAGCTGCAGCTCTTCTACGAGAAGCCGGACTGGACACCCTGGTGCGAGCGCATGGGTGGGAATGGATTGCCCGAAGGGCTGGAGCTGCCACACGACCGCAACCACCTCACCTTCGCCTTCACCGGCATCTCCCTGGCCTTCCCCGAGAAAGTGCGCTACCGCTGGATCCTGGAAGGGTACGACCCCGACTGGAGCCCCATCACCGCCACCCAGCGCGTCACCTACAGCAACATCCCTCCCGGCAGCTACACCTTCAAGGTGATGGCCCGCAACGCGAGCGGCGTGTGGAATGCCGAGCCCATCGCCTTCACCTTCACCGTGGCTCCGCCCTTCTGGCAGACGCCCACCTTCCGCATCGGCGGGGGCGCCACTTTACTATTGGCCTTCTTCGGCTTCGTGCGCGTACGCGAGCGGCAGCTGCGGCGCGACCGCGAACGACTGGAAGCCACCGTGGCCCACCGCACACGCGAGTTGGCCACCGAGAAGGACCGCAGCGAGCGGCTCCTGCTCAACATCCTGCCCGCTTCCACCGCCGAGGAGCTCAAGACCAAGGGCACTGCCGAGGCCCGACGCTACGAGCGTGCCACCGTGCTCTTCAGCGACTTCAAGGGCTTCACGCACTTCAGCAGCCGCATGGACACCGATACGCTGGTGGCCGAGCTGGACCACTACTTCCGACTCTTCGATTCCCTTTGCGACCGCCACCGGCTGGAAAAGATCAAGACCATCGGGGATGCCTATATGTGCGCCGCGGGTCTGCCCGAGCCCTCGCCCCAGCACGCCCTGCAGGCCGTGGTGATGGCCCTGGGCATGCTCGAGGCCGTGGAACGCAGCAATTCCGAGCGGCGCTCCAAAGGCCTTCAGGAATGGCCCGTGCGCATCGGCCTGCACAGCGGGCCCGTGGTGGCCGGCGTGGTGGGCGAGAAGAAGTTCGCCTATGACATCTGGGGCGATACCGTGAACCTGGCCAGTCGCATGGAGGCCAATGGCGAGGCCGGCCGCGTGAACATCAGCGGGCCCGTCTACGCCCAGGTGATGGGCTACATCGAGGCCCAGCCGCGCGGCCCCATCCAGGTGAAGGGCAAGGGCGAGGTCCAGATGTACTTCGCGCTGCGCCTGAAGCCCCGCTACAGCGCCGATGCGCAGGGGCTGTTGCCGAATGCGGAGCTGCTGAAGGCGCTGGGGGCATGA
- a CDS encoding DNA-binding protein: protein MNITFNELRRIKDNLPDGSIHRIARELDVTVESVWNYFGGYTHPNGRPMGVHLEPGPDGGVVALDDTRILDIAQRILQEQRVHA, encoded by the coding sequence ATGAACATCACCTTCAATGAGCTGCGGCGGATCAAGGACAACCTGCCTGATGGGAGCATCCACCGCATCGCGCGCGAGCTGGATGTGACCGTGGAGAGCGTCTGGAACTACTTCGGCGGCTACACCCACCCCAACGGGCGGCCCATGGGCGTGCACTTGGAGCCGGGCCCGGATGGCGGCGTGGTGGCGCTTGATGACACGCGTATCCTGGACATCGCGCAGCGCATCCTGCAGGAGCAGCGAGTGCATGCGTGA
- a CDS encoding DEAD/DEAH box helicase — MPLGRAHPLNPLAMSSFDSLGLRAELLRSLTDLGWQQPTPVQERAIPQLLSTDQDVVVLAQTGTGKTGAFGLPLLMDIDAGERGVQALVLAPTRELCVQITGDLERFAQHLPGVRPVAVYGGANIRDQIRAIQRGANIVVATPGRLLDLLGREAVDLSAVHTVVLDEADEMLNMGFQEDLTDILQATPGDKRTWLFSATMSGEVRAIAKRYMRDTVELQVGERNASAASIQHQYCVVHARDRFAALKRFIDAEPDLFAIVFCRTKHETQELATALIKDGFVADAIHGDLSQAQRDHVMGRYRARTLQLLIATDVAARGIDVSDVTHVIHFDLPGEAESYTHRSGRTARAGRTGISLSIIGLRDVGKIRQLERALKTHFTYVRVPGGGDIGKAQVVAYMHKLKGVEVDHDALASILPTAHQELSAFSKEELIERFMSVAFNRLITQFRDLPDLNVDMSRKDHTARVERPSSRERFSTGKQMFINLGSADGFDKGKMLGYVCGISGVQGDVIGRMLIKDVYSFIDIEPAHFEQVFNAFKGANYKGRKVRVDEAQGPQGGAPRHDAPRPPREGGYQGGGYKGGGYKGGAQGNRSHQGSYRGREERGGPPQRGSYQKKEGFYEPKPKFPRKGKA, encoded by the coding sequence GTGCCGCTCGGGCGCGCGCATCCCCTCAATCCGCTCGCGATGTCCTCCTTCGATTCGCTCGGCCTCCGGGCGGAGCTGCTCCGTTCGCTCACCGACCTCGGCTGGCAGCAGCCCACACCCGTTCAGGAGCGCGCCATCCCGCAGCTGCTCTCCACCGACCAGGACGTGGTGGTGCTCGCCCAGACCGGCACCGGCAAGACCGGCGCCTTCGGCCTGCCCCTGCTCATGGACATCGATGCCGGGGAGCGCGGCGTGCAGGCCTTGGTCCTGGCCCCCACGCGCGAGCTCTGCGTGCAGATCACCGGCGACCTGGAGCGGTTCGCCCAGCACCTGCCCGGTGTGCGCCCCGTGGCCGTGTACGGCGGCGCCAACATCCGCGACCAGATCCGGGCCATCCAGCGTGGCGCCAACATCGTGGTGGCCACCCCCGGCCGCTTGCTCGATCTCCTCGGCCGTGAGGCCGTTGACCTGAGCGCCGTGCACACCGTGGTGCTCGACGAGGCCGACGAGATGCTCAACATGGGCTTCCAGGAGGACCTCACCGACATCCTGCAGGCCACGCCCGGCGACAAGCGCACCTGGCTCTTCAGCGCCACCATGAGCGGGGAGGTGCGCGCCATCGCCAAGCGCTACATGCGCGACACCGTGGAGCTGCAGGTGGGCGAGCGCAACGCGTCAGCCGCATCGATCCAGCACCAGTACTGCGTGGTGCACGCACGCGACCGCTTCGCCGCGCTCAAGCGCTTCATCGATGCCGAGCCCGACCTCTTCGCCATCGTCTTCTGCCGCACCAAGCATGAAACGCAGGAACTCGCCACTGCCCTCATCAAGGACGGCTTCGTGGCGGATGCCATCCATGGCGACCTGAGCCAGGCCCAGCGAGACCATGTGATGGGCCGCTACCGTGCCCGCACCCTGCAGCTGCTGATCGCCACCGATGTGGCCGCCCGGGGCATCGATGTGAGCGATGTGACGCACGTGATCCACTTCGACCTTCCCGGCGAGGCCGAGAGCTACACCCACCGCAGCGGCCGCACCGCACGCGCCGGGCGAACCGGCATCTCCCTGAGCATCATCGGCCTCCGCGACGTGGGCAAGATCCGACAGCTCGAGCGGGCCCTCAAGACCCACTTCACCTACGTGCGCGTGCCGGGTGGCGGCGACATCGGCAAGGCCCAGGTGGTGGCCTACATGCACAAGCTGAAGGGCGTGGAGGTGGACCATGACGCCCTCGCCTCCATCCTCCCCACGGCCCACCAGGAACTCAGCGCCTTCAGCAAGGAGGAGCTCATCGAGCGCTTCATGAGCGTGGCCTTCAACCGCCTCATCACGCAGTTCCGCGACCTGCCCGACCTCAACGTGGACATGAGCCGCAAGGACCACACCGCCCGCGTGGAGCGGCCCTCCTCGCGCGAGCGCTTCAGCACGGGCAAGCAGATGTTCATCAACCTGGGCAGCGCCGACGGCTTCGACAAGGGGAAGATGCTCGGCTATGTCTGCGGCATCAGCGGCGTGCAGGGCGATGTGATCGGGCGCATGCTCATCAAGGACGTGTACTCCTTCATCGACATCGAGCCCGCGCACTTCGAGCAGGTGTTCAATGCCTTCAAAGGCGCCAACTACAAGGGCCGGAAGGTGCGCGTCGACGAGGCACAGGGGCCACAAGGCGGCGCACCGCGCCACGATGCGCCGCGCCCCCCGCGTGAAGGCGGCTATCAAGGCGGCGGGTACAAAGGCGGCGGATACAAGGGCGGAGCCCAAGGCAACCGCTCCCACCAAGGCAGCTACCGTGGCCGCGAGGAGCGGGGCGGTCCTCCCCAGCGCGGCAGCTACCAGAAGAAGGAGGGTTTCTACGAGCCCAAGCCGAAGTTCCCAAGGAAGGGCAAGGCCTGA
- a CDS encoding glycosyltransferase: protein MKRVLVITYYWPPNAGVGGQRWLKMCRYLPEHGWSPVVYTPSNPEMAAVDEGLLRDVAPGLEVIKRPITEPFGLYKRFTGRAQDARIQTAFLKEEGSGAPGWKERLALWVRSNLFVPDARVWWVRPSIRYLREYLREHPVDAVVTTGPPHSMHLVGLGLKRALGVRWVADFRDPWTGIDYYQQLSLTRWADARHRRMERTVLASADRVVTVSWRWAKELEALGARDVAVVTNGYDPADLPRAPVQVDEECSLVHAGSMSPTRDQPGLWKLLARLCADDEGFAARFRLRFVGPVDASVIASVNAAGLGAHVERMGHLPRAEAMREIARARVLLLPINTTANQHGILPTKLYEYLSTGRPILAVGPRDGDAARVLGEAHLLLPPTPSATDAARVRALFDAPPVDAAAYARYDRRALAGGMAGVLDGLVANR, encoded by the coding sequence ATGAAGCGGGTGCTGGTGATCACCTACTACTGGCCGCCCAACGCCGGGGTGGGCGGTCAGCGCTGGCTGAAGATGTGCCGGTACCTGCCTGAGCACGGCTGGAGCCCCGTGGTGTACACGCCCTCGAACCCCGAGATGGCGGCGGTGGACGAAGGCCTGCTGCGCGATGTGGCGCCGGGCCTTGAGGTGATCAAGCGGCCCATTACCGAGCCCTTCGGCCTGTACAAGCGATTCACCGGCAGGGCGCAGGACGCGCGCATCCAGACCGCCTTCCTGAAGGAGGAGGGGAGCGGTGCGCCGGGCTGGAAGGAGCGACTGGCGCTGTGGGTGCGCAGCAACCTCTTCGTGCCCGATGCGCGCGTGTGGTGGGTGCGGCCGTCCATCCGGTACCTCCGCGAGTACCTGCGCGAGCATCCCGTCGATGCCGTGGTCACCACCGGTCCGCCGCACAGCATGCACCTGGTGGGCCTTGGGCTCAAGCGGGCCCTGGGCGTGCGCTGGGTGGCCGATTTCCGCGATCCCTGGACGGGCATCGACTATTACCAGCAGCTGAGCCTCACGCGCTGGGCCGATGCGCGCCATCGCCGGATGGAGCGCACGGTGCTCGCTAGCGCCGACCGTGTGGTCACCGTGAGCTGGCGCTGGGCAAAGGAACTGGAGGCGCTCGGCGCCAGGGACGTGGCAGTGGTCACCAATGGCTATGATCCCGCCGATCTCCCGCGCGCGCCGGTGCAGGTGGATGAGGAGTGCTCGCTGGTGCATGCCGGATCGATGAGCCCCACGCGCGACCAGCCCGGCCTGTGGAAGCTGCTTGCACGGCTCTGCGCAGATGATGAGGGCTTCGCCGCGCGCTTCAGGCTGCGGTTCGTGGGCCCGGTCGATGCCAGCGTGATCGCCAGCGTGAATGCCGCTGGCCTTGGCGCGCATGTGGAGCGCATGGGCCACCTGCCGCGGGCGGAGGCCATGCGTGAGATCGCGCGGGCGCGCGTGCTGCTGCTGCCCATCAACACCACCGCCAATCAGCACGGGATCCTGCCCACCAAGCTCTATGAGTACCTGAGCACGGGCCGGCCCATCCTTGCTGTGGGCCCGCGCGACGGCGATGCGGCGCGCGTGCTCGGCGAGGCCCACCTGCTGCTGCCCCCAACGCCTTCCGCAACCGATGCCGCACGGGTGCGGGCGCTCTTCGATGCCCCGCCCGTGGATGCCGCCGCCTATGCGCGCTACGACCGCCGCGCGCTGGCTGGCGGTATGGCCGGCGTGCTGGACGGCCTTGTCGCCAACCGCTGA